Within Spodoptera frugiperda isolate SF20-4 chromosome 22, AGI-APGP_CSIRO_Sfru_2.0, whole genome shotgun sequence, the genomic segment cagtattcgggcgtaggCTAACGAAATATCCGACGATTTCAGCAAAGCTACTCGTTCACCTCCTTGGCGCGGTGCTTCGCTAGCTTAGCTCGCCCGGTTCGTTCGCCTGTCCTCCCCGTTTCAAGTAGACTAGTCGACGCTCATGTTTCAAATAGCAGTGTATTCGCCCCGCCCGTCGctcgtctttttttttaaatgggacaagcccgccacaacctcccataccgctgcaactcctgtaagccaggatctacagtagatacaaacatgaaaacaccggaacactgaagtccggcgcgtcccagggaaatgaatgactctCTTGGATCCGTCGCTCGTCTGTCCATAGCTTTCGGTGTGAACCCTATACATAGTTTACCTCGCCAATATTTTGCGTAGTTTGTATAGTTTCCTTAGCCCGCCCGCCCGCTAGCTGTGTGGCCTACGCTTAagcgttaaaaaaataaaaataaacgttagcCGCCATATTGCTTTTCGATGTGACAGCGGCATCAATCGCCATGTTTGATGTGGAGGCGCGCGAATCGGctcatttcttttataaaataaccgTTGAATTTGAAAAATGTGTTCCTTTtagttgttctttttttttaatagctttTTCTTTTCTAATTATGTGAATGGATTTATAACTAGAAATAGACTGTTGTGGTGATCGAGTCGTTGTTAGAACTGGTGCATTATTGGATTCAATTCTCGAGTCAAGTAAAAGTATTATCAAGTTTTTTTCGGTATGAGCTAATTCCTAAGTTGTTCAGAGTATGGAAAGGTGTCCAAACTACAATAGGACTGTTCCCTATTTAAAAAAGACTTACGTAAAGCAAAAAGCATGCTCTTATATTACTTTTGTGTACATTTTCAAGtcacaaaacaaaactactGTAGATAAATCCtctatgcaatatttttttaaatttgctgACAGTTTACacgaaaaaaaaagatgtaCTACAACGCTTGTGAAATAAGTAGCCTTTGTGTTCGTACAGACACTCGCTCATCTAGCTATACTATATAATTAAatggaatttcaactttattactaaaGGCGTAAggttaataatgtattaaagaaATTTGATTAAGAAGGGTAGCTTGATCAGCTAGcggtactaaaataaaaactttagcCAAGCCATCAAACGCACGCCCATAAAAAATTGAGTTTTTTACAACCACTTTTATTGTaaacgttttataataattatcatttttatcttttagcGAGTCGTTGATGCTATCTGTATCTTAATTGTATACTTacattaagtttttaaattttaattattagttaattttttttttaatatattatggcCAGTGGTTcctaaatgtttgtttttaatcatTGACAGTATTAACTTGAACACTAAATGCAACGTAaaacgtcacgacttttatacctgaaggggtaggcagaggtgcaaacaacagcacgtaatgccgttatacagtgtacacccacttttcactatttgtgttataaatcccatgtaatagggggtgagcctattgccataaactgggcacaattccagactccgtgctactactgagaaattttcgacaaaccgaaaaaagctaagtaatcctttgcccgacccaaAAATCGaaaccaaaaaaagaaaaatgaaatttGTGATCACAACTGACTGAACTAGTTATTTGTACATGTAAAGATCTTATTACACTTGTTTATAATTAGGGAGTGTCTGAAAATGATTCAAATGACGTCAAACTCGCCaacgggcacaattccaaacgtCATACTATTACTAGGAACTTTCATACCAATCAAATAATACCAATCTAAATTTCGCATTACCTACATTGAACCAGATTCCCAGAATTCTACCATTTACAAAGAACCATTGGTTTATTTACGTCTCCGGTTGCAAATCAAGGTATACTAAACCAATATAAagtgaccgtcgaatgtgtggaaagatcttACAAAGCGGGTCTATGATAAACTGGTCAGATcaaccagtataaaatgaccGTCCTATGCATAGAGAGGTCATATAAAgtgaggtcatgataaactggattCTATTTCTTGATATGTAGCTTTGAATTTCCTCAGTAACATCCACAACTTTGGGTAACACTgttccaaaaataacaaaagttaGAATAGAGACGTTCGCTACACAAGATTAATATTACGACTATGATTTATAACCTGGTTTCGCTTGTAATTTATATGCTATTTCTTATCCGTCCGCAGTTTTAATAACATGTTCGTTTTTTGCCTTTTTTTAGGCAAACAGTGAACTGTCTTCAAGACGTCTATTATCATGTTTTAGTGCTGTTTTTTGTcggccatgtttttttttggctGTTCGCTGTTCTGGTTCGTTGGTTATAAGTACTGCTAATTAGTGTTGGGTACGATTTTCGGGTCATTATCTTTACTGTAGTGCACGGAATGTACAAGATCGACTGTTATGATTACGAGAGTGTTGAGAATTAGTTGGGTTTGATTTCTGTGCTTGGCCAAGTTTCTTTAAATGTAATTAGATTTGAGATTTgttcaatttcatttttttttttcaaacaccATAACCATTTCCAATGTAACttgaagaattttaaaataaaaactgaagtCAAGAATTCCACACCAGTAATCAAATCTGATATAAGCCGGGagatgagcagacggatcacctgatggtaagtaatcgccgccgcccctggacacccgaaacaccaaaggcattaaatatgcgttaccggtcttttggggtttagaaaatttaagggttattgaggTGTCGGGATTGGGTAGatggtaattaggcctccagtaacctcactcacacaacgaaacacaacgcaaacgtagtttcacgtcggttttctgtgaggccgtagtatcacttcggtcgagccggctcattcgtgccaaagcatggctctcccacacttaagcgTATACTGTAAGGTATTAGCATCCATTCAACAAACAGGACCttccaaagataaaaaaataaataaacgaataaacCAAATTTTCCCCAGAACATTGGTTTACGGTGATAAAGAATAAACATTGAACAATCTATCCCAAATTCCTACACAAAGCATCAAATATATCATAATCCCAAATAACAGCAAAACAGTAAAAGATACATTTGCATATCTATTTGTTGAtactaaaagaaaaagaaaaatggcTGACGAACGATTTGAGACAAGTATTGGagaaaatatatctaaaaattCTTGTCTTTGAAAAGCGGTCAGTGACCTATTGACTGAGGCTAGAGGTATAGGATATGATAGATACAGTATTAGTATAACAttactgtctcgttggtcgctAGTTtaacgggtctcgggttcgattcccgggtcgggcaatgtattactgggcttttttcggcttttcaaaaattcctcagtagtagCTCGGAGTCTAGAATgtgccccctattacatgggacttaaaatacaaatggtgaaaagtggatgtacattgtatagcggcattacgtgccgtaatgtgcacctctgcctaccccttcggagacaaaaggcgtgacgttgcaaagtATGACATTAGTATAAGTATATAGTAAGTTGGACATGAGCTGGGTACCCTAGATGGACATAATATatataacgaaacacaatgtaAGCAACAATATTTGTAGTTTTCGTTCTTGGTATGACGATCACAAAGACTTAGAGCAATATTTGTAAATTTGTCGATCATGCTAATAGTCAATCTGCAACACGTCAGAGTAACTGTCCAGATTGCGTCATTAGACAAATGCATGGATCAAACAATAGGCggcctacaaatgacaaatgcttgcatTTTGCTTAGAGACAATAAAAACTGTTCACTGTTTATCATGTGTAAGCTGCCTTATTGGTTTTAAAGGATGCCTGCTCTCGTCTAAAGACGAGATAGTGGGCTTTAGCCACCCAATTGTTTGTCCagtcaacatcatcatcattattagcctataagtggccactactgactaaagcctcttctcacatggacaaggtttgagcattaatcaccacgcttgcttgcaggttggcgatttcaaactaaataattagaaattttaagcctaggtttcctcacgatgttttccttcagcgtttgtcagtggtgtctaaataatccaGTCACTTTACctatattaaaatctttatatatcaatattatttaactgtTATTATACTGAACAATACTAGGACAGGTTTCATTTACGATTTTAACTACACCACGATGTACCATTGGCCAATCGGCCATAAATTGGACGACCGTTTCAACTAAAATGTTTATGCGATCGCGTcttgcaataaaatttaattattttccattaatttttatatcacatACTTCTTTTCTGttagtttctttttcttttttgtgtttgGTGAGAAACTTTCTCGATTTGATCctcattttttgttataaacgtTAGTATTGCCATAATCACTATTCCTTTTACCTTCCTCCGTCTTAGTAACTGCACATTTGACAAAGACTAGGCAATAGCGTTCTTTGATAAACTTGAACATTTTAAACAGCAAACCAATCTGTCTTCTAAAGTATGGATGTTATGGCAAACcctataaattaaattagactCAATTCAGCAATAGACTGTTACTAGCTGTTGATGCCATAGAAGCAAATTTGAACCTATTAGAGCATGATTTTAGGCTCAATCTCCAATGTAGTGATAGTATTATTGAATTCACTATTTCAACTTTCTATAATTGTTCCCAATCCATGGCCATTTTTACAAAAGATATTGGTAAAAATTAAACATGTACTGCATAATATGCTTAAGACAATCAATTTTGatgttgtatatgtatgtttacaACATTTTGATCTTAAATCAGTATGACAAAAGGGTGTGTTTGGCACACccaattcaaaattatatttcaaagaTATTACGGCTAGATAGCGCGCATTGGTAAGCCCTACGGCGTTGTCTGTTTAAATTCGTGGTGCAGTAATTTTCTGTAATTGTTTTATATGGAGAATATTTTAGGTAGGGCAAATTTGAAGTACTAACTACATCATATTTCTGCCCTTTAATCCTTAAAagagtaggcagaagtgtataTGCAATGTAGCGCTCAATTTCCACCATGATTccgtttatttcaatttgagtTCTAACTTCTAAGTTATAGAGTATTTATTAGCATACAGCGAGTACAGTTTAGCTTTTGTTTCTTCACTAAGAGCTTGTAAAATctaacaatacttagattaaaTGATGATCTGAAACCTGTGTATTGTAATATGAGTTCTAACTTTAAAGTTATAGAGAATCTATTGGCATGCAGTGGGTACAGtttagcttttgtttttttactcaAGAGCTTCCAAATCTcaacaatacttagattaaatgataatttgaaACCTATTAGATAAACACTTGTGTTACTACTCCAAAACGTACATGTTTCAATTTAATCAAAAAAGCtacaaatttaatatcaaaaccaTACCTTTAGcaagaacaataataaaaaaaaataacaacaattccACAACAGTAAAGCAAGCCATAGAGTTgccactattttttttaaaacctcTCTCTGTTATTTGTCCAAACCGGTTTCAAACTAGCTCTGTAACGTGGTACGGTCAACTCCACAACCTCGTTCACTTTGAGCTATACAAGAGGTTTATACTCTATATTACTTATATTCATGGTTACTTTCTTCTCTatatgggtaggcagaggtctaTAGCTGGTATTTAGTATGAAACAGTTCAttgataattttgttgtttctaGTTTGGGTGtgatgtatgtgaaattattgtgtttataaatgtaTGAATGATACAAGAGTAATTCgtattaagtaagtaatttttttggtactttatttaatgttgacTTTATtgagaaacaaatatttaaaaaccttctgtgactcaaaactatgtttgtttgttactacttctcatcaaaacagctgaagggatcgagatgaaatttggaacaggagtagattaagATCTGGAATACATAGAAACGCGAGCGAGACCGCAGACAGAAACTATGCATCATCATCCttcatgtcaaaacggctgaagataTAGACATGatatttggaacaagggtacattatggtctagaataacacataggcaaCTTTCTATCCCATAGAAATCCGAGCAAAGCCATTTGCAGAAGCTAGTGTCATACAAATCCCATCTTAGAGTTTTAAAGTCCCAAAATAACTTCCATATACACGTttgtataataacaataaatacatcaaCTAATTACGTTTCATATTCtctttagttaattaattaaatttatttcagaATGGAGTTATGATacgtttaatatattatgtgaaaTGTTTATGATAATTGTTTCTTTAGCTGCTACTGTTCTTATCTGGGATTTTGGATTCGATTTTTAGGGAAATTGAGTTTTGGATCAGAGATTCAGACCAGCGTTTAGCAATATCTTAACATTGAATGTTCTATTTGGGTCCAAAATAGGTTTTGGGCCAGAAATTGAGACCGATTTTAAGCAATACCCTAACATAGAACGGTAtttggaaaattatattttatccttACCACTGATTACTTCTTCAACATACATCTCATTAGCAATTTTAACTTCCCAAACCATcaaaaaactgtttaattgaaataaatactctGACACTAACTTTATACCAGCCAAAGTGGATTTTAAAGACAAATTAAACATCAAACATGATCCTGACTCAAAAGAAGTTAATAGAGAAATGAATAAAACTATTCGTAATGACGAAGAAataattgaaggcggttcctttaaagaaacaaatattcgttataattatttcattacgtACGCGAAGCTAGAAAACAATTTTGCAAACGAAACAGTTTTGCATGATTACATTCTTGGTCATAATTTCGGTGAAAACAGTtagttacaattattattaaatatcaatgGAGTACTTTTTACCGTTTTGCAGCATTTATGTaagcaattataatatttataactagctattcacctgctctgcttggctcctattgaccGTATTGCAATGTTTTATCAGCAAAAACCTTCCTCAATTAAtgagctatccaacacaaaaataattattccatttGAACCACTAATTCCGAAGAttactatacatacattttggcgagacatttttatttttatagatgaTGTGGGTAAAGAAATCGAATATCAGTAACATTAGATAATGCTGATTTGATCGCCATTAGATACTCTTTGAATGAGCAAACGGCTTCACTAAAGTAGTGACAAATACTATTCAACTGATCAACGAACAGACGATCTTAGCAATAACAAAATGTACTCAAAACAATAATGACTCAATACATATATCAATTGACAAACAAATATTGTCATAAGACAAAAGAAAGACCAAACGCGCCCACACTTGGATAATTTACGGACTACCCAAGAGAACAAGACTTTAACGACACATTAACATCCAAAGATCCCTTTTCCAAAAAACCGAAACAACTCAATCTGTCTCAAAAAACAAGAGAAAGGGAAAAAGAACACAATCTCTGACGTTTTTAACAAGTCTACGACATCAAAAAGATGTGTTATAGAAAAAgaataacacattttaaattattacaaacacGCGTCCAAGATTGGTACGTTCACAAACCCTTCAGGGactgaaaataactgaagaCGAAGTTAAAACAAACGTGTACCCAGAAACGCTAAGTAGATATTTAActgtttagtttaaaataaaaatagaaccaCTCAACGGTCTGTACGACTCGGTTACTTGTTATACCTGTGTTGAGGTTACATCTCTATGTGTGagctttataaaaaagttaacataacatcacgtcCGTTAATCCTTGAAAGGATAGACAGACAGTCTGTAGTATAGACAGTATTAATAGCTGTGGTATCAGTCCAAATTTTTAAAAGAGCGCTAGTATACCAAACACATAATGAACTCTACTTCAAATGCTATGCCTAGCACtgctaatattaaaattaaagacgtctatattacttttaaaatccgAGATCTTAATGTTAGCAGTCTCTATTGCAAATGCTGAAGCTATAGGTGAGTTCATTTCAATGTACGATGAAATGTAAAACAACAATGTTATTGGTACTTTAATAAGGGGCCTATAATGTAACCCTGAGGGACACCGAGTATCGCTCCTACTCGTTTTAGTAGCagtaatggaaaaataaatataatgatgtaAAAGTTGCTATGGAATTTATAAGGAGTTTAACTTGCAATTGGGTAAGGTAGGTTTACTATTaatgtatgatttatttaactGTTAAGTTACCAGTCCGAGTCAAGGATACGACAGCCAAcaaaagtttagtttttttatggtataagccggtaaacgagcagactgatcacctgatgatgagcaatcaccgccgcccatgtaaacccgaaacaccagaggcgttataagttcCAAATGCTATTTGGTAAGACGAAGAATAAATAAAGGAtgatgccagagtttctatgaaatctggtcccaccttccaatataaacgtagctattggaaggtgggaccaggatttgcaaCCTCCTTTAGCTAAAACTTTCACAAGTTAAAGCATGACAAGACAAGATGATGATCTATATAAAAGTCGCTTTTGCCATTGATTTAACATTCTAGACAACAGACATCAGAATCAAACTAAAACCTAAAAATTAACTACCCAAATCAGTACCGTATGCCTTTACCGACAGTTAAATTTAACTAGAAAGATTTCAACATGGCTGAAGATGAAACCAAACTGTATAGGTTATAGTTAAGAACTCGTTAGAATAACGACTATTACTTctgacaaataatatttgtaaagacTCTAAGCCTTTTGTTCCAAACAATTTATTGCTTCATGCTTTCTCCTGTCGTTAAGAGGCTTGGGATCCGTATTGCATATTCTACAGAGTTTAATTGCTTTAGCTTTAGCCAATACAAAGCCCAGAATTATAGAAACAACTTTATTTTCCAGGAAGTGACTGGTTTTGCTAAGCATTTTTGCGTTTATGGGTCACGTATTTAAGTTTTGAACTATAAACTGTTATGTGGTCTTACAAGGCATGTTGTGATACTTTAAAACATTGTGTctttaaattagttaattatgACAAGTGTTTAGATTTAAGTCCTAATTTAACAACTACtggttgtccaaataaataaataaacttagctATTTTTGGGGATTTTGTTTTTCTGAGTATTAGCTAAACAGAAGACAGTGGATAGGGGATGGattcaaaactttaaaaataattatagactATTGGATTGATTGAAATCAGATTACGATCATTATCATCAGTTATAAGACGTCCACAGCTAATCAAAAAGTTACCAAAATTTTAATAGGAACAAATACTGTAAAAAATTCGCCTTATTAGCAGAAAACGTAAGTTTACGCCTTTTCACTACAATGACGCATATAAAACGTAAACTAGAGGATGTTTTCTCGAACAAAGGCGTggtaaaaatgtgtattttgtaaTATCATGGTGTTTGTCCAGTGTCTTCCGCTCGTGACATGTGAAATGCAAACAACAAAAGATTTGTAACGATACCAATATCCGTTGTCGATGAGAATTGAGAATTGGTAATGAGAAAATTTAGAATAGTTATGAGATTTTGTAAGGCTTTTGGCTTAGTTTTGATATTGAACTGGGATTAAAAGTCATAAACGTGATGGTTTAGGTTACAATCTATCTGTATGCAAAATTTTTGCcaaatattttcagtagtttttgtgtaAGAGAGTTACAAACATCTATCTATACTAAAAGCAGTGTACATTTCAAATGCTTCATTAGAAAATTCTTTACTAAAAGACAAGTAATgataatcataaaattaattaaaatctggACACATTTCAttaagttttaactttttatcataatcatgataaaaatagaatatcaTTCAAAGAGAAATTGACAGAATTAAATCAAGATGGGACTCGTCTGAGAGAAATCTTTCGACTCGAAAATCTTTTTGTAATATCGCACCAAAATTGAAGGCAGACATTATTCAAGTCAAtgagtgttttgtttatttctgaTGCTCAAATATGctaaattttaaatcgattatcCATACTTTCATAGTAATCTTAAAGTCGGTCGAGTTGGTTTTGATGTTTTTGTCATCGTGTTTTTATTTGACAAAACCTAAAAGAAATTCAATGATTCAGAAGCAGTTATAGTACACAAAAACCAATGAAAGAAATCGGCATGAAATTTCGCATAGAGATAGATTTAGATGTGTTCTTTGAGTCAAATGAGCGCTTGTCTACTGGGAGAGTAGAAAGATCAAGTATGGGAATGAATTAACGTCAATCCAATAGGTAATTCAGTCTCTATCAATATACAAGGGCTTCAATTATCTCAAAATTatctatccaatgatgtaacacacatagctattggtgGGActagatttcatagaaactctggcatctTCCTTCACGATGACTTTGCTTTCTCTTGTCACATAAACATGTCATTTACCCCTAAACGAAGACAGGGTAATAGCTTGTATTCTAAGATAGTGATGTCGTCCACAGACTATTTTTAAATCTGACATTTGTTTAGAAAACAATGTACGCCCAAAGTCACTGTTAAAAaccgttttgttttttaaaaaaaagagaatGAAACCTTTTTAGTGTCACGttctttttatctttatctttaattaGCTTCAGTTTAAAATTAGAacgtttatttctttcttttaacgGCCAGATGCTTTTTGAATCATGGTAGCAGTTATGGAAACTCTTGTTTTGATATTTGGATAAAATTCCACCATTTTTTATTGCTGTATtgcatttctttatttattgtgaataaATCTTAGAGAATTGAGAAAGATTGCTGCAAACGTCACATTGGAAATGACAAATGGGCTTGCTGTGGATAGGTCGAATATCACTCCCATGCAATGACTCATATTAATAAGCTTTCCACTGCATTCTTGCACATGTGTGTTCATTTCTGGCCTTTTAGTAAAACAGTAATTAGCTATACCTTCTGGTACATTCTATTCTTCGTCAATTACTTCAGAAATATCATCTGATTGATCTATTCCATTTTCTTTATCACCGAAATCGATTGTGTCAAGTTTgactaatattgtttcatttttagGGTAGTTAAGTACATTAGCTTCTACTATTGTGTCTCTTTTTAGGGAATTAGACTCTTGTTTATAATCTCAATACAATTTGTAATTCAAGTCAAACGTTTCCTTATGAGCTACCTAAATTATATCAACTGTCACTATTGAGTTATTTCTAAAAGAAAACCGGACTATTTCATCTACTAGTATTCAACTATTTGactatttcattaatattgttagaacatgtttttgttttaattaacacGTTCTCAAAATGGCACACGAGTGCTTATTTGTGTCTAATGAAAAAGTATGAAATTTTCACTGTTATCTCAACAATAATGAAAATTTCATCCCTTCTAAATAGGTGTaggtttcaattattttatttagctatAAAACGCTTGCCACCACctttttttgatatttcatttgctattttgattttgatcttAAACTGGCGTTTAAACAGCCATTTTCAAAGACAGTGGCGCTCGTTGTTAgcgatttatatttagtttttttattaaataaaaattaaaaagctgaAATGCAAAATCAGTCAAGAGAAATGAGGTGAAAGAGGCTTCACTTTTAATACATAAAAGGTAAATATATCACataataaaagcattttttataagaagaaaaaaaatactaaaaccaAAATCACAGTGGTCGAGACAAACTCTTTGCTTGCCCAAAagtttttcatttatatttataaataaattctaattaatgcAATATCTGCTTGTGttgaaaatcattaaaaaacttGTCTTTTGaactaaaaattaaacaaaaagctACCTAATTCTTCTTTATATACGTTTAGTTTTCCTATAATCTGCATTGATCCATTAAGAACCCTAAGTCTTATTACAAATATCTTTTGCATaatggaaaatataaaaaatcgttAATTCCTAAATGGTTTAAGAAACCTAATTTTATCATACATGTTAACATttctttatatataaatatttaactgaTAGTCTACGGTTTGACGTCTAATGAAATTAACTTCACAAATTAGTTCGATTACTCAGTAGGCCCatattacttagataaaaattaGGCTTTCGTGTCCCTTACAGACTAAAGTTTTGTCGTTTGGAACTTGATCGGAACTTGAGTTTTGCACATCCCTTCATCACCATTCGATTACTTACTAGTCGAGTCAGATCCACAATCCTTGGGGCACATCACTATACTGTTCACTTTAGTTTTACTTCTAACACTGTTTCTTACGCACATATTCACGTGTAAATCAGAGTGTCTGGGCGTAAATGCAGCGTGTGTAGAGTCTGTGCTGGGCCTGGCTTGTCGACGAGGTCGGGTCGCGGTGGTCGAGCCGCCCGGGCGCACATTCACCGAGCCAGGGGCGCTAAAACCGCGCTCGCGGCCAGGGCGAGAGCGAGCGACGAAGCCAGCGCAGCCCCGCGCGAGTGAGACAACTCCTCACTCTTGATAACTTCATTCGGCGTCTTGTCGTACTTGTGCGTCTTTTTAGTGACCGGCTTCATTGTTGTCGTGGTCGTGGTTGTGGATGGGGTGGtgggtggcggcggcggcggtggcaggGTGGGCTGCGGCTGCGGCGGAGGAGACTGCTCCTCCGGCTTGCAGCACACCCGGAACACCAGCTTCATGTTATGGCTCAGACATCGACCCCCAATGCGTCTGTGCAGATCGTCTTTACTGGAGGTCGATATGAAGTAGTAGTCCTTCCCGGGCAGGAACTCCAGCCCGCCCGGCTGAGGGGTAAACGGCCGGAAGGTGATTGTgaaaaacatcaatttgtgcGGTTTATCGCATATAGCTATTATCCGGGGATTCGGATTCGTTATCCTACACGTATCGTACTCTTCTTTGctcacattataaattatatactttTCAGTGTCCTCCTCAAACGTCCCTGGCGTGTACACTGGACATATAATGTTCACTTGGTCGTACTCGAACTGCGCGTTCCCTTTATTCAAGTCGAATACATGATCGGTGTTGTCTATTCTAAATATGCTGTTTGTGGTATTCCAATGTATGTAGAAGGACTTGGCATAGTTCCCCATCACGCTTTCGATGAAGAAAATCAGCACCAGGACGGTCCACGGCGTGTGGCGGAGGCCGAAGTACGCGAGCGAAACCATTCTGACTGGTTTACTCGACGCGCATAATACGACGGAGACGCTACGAACTGGGAACTACCTACACTGTTACACACATACACCAATCCATATTTACATT encodes:
- the LOC118279735 gene encoding ephrin-B2a, with the protein product MVSLAYFGLRHTPWTVLVLIFFIESVMGNYAKSFYIHWNTTNSIFRIDNTDHVFDLNKGNAQFEYDQVNIICPVYTPGTFEEDTEKYIIYNVSKEEYDTCRITNPNPRIIAICDKPHKLMFFTITFRPFTPQPGGLEFLPGKDYYFISTSSKDDLHRRIGGRCLSHNMKLVFRVCCKPEEQSPPPQPQPTLPPPPPPPTTPSTTTTTTTMKPVTKKTHKYDKTPNEVIKSEELSHSRGAALASSLALALAASAVLAPLAR